In one window of Paraflavitalea soli DNA:
- a CDS encoding universal stress protein, producing the protein MKNILMATDFSQAASNAAAYGVELAKTMNARPILFSACEHALVPASEIAVVIRREELQDQVQQQLAEDARMLAAIHDQPVFTCCHTGPAHTALLAAIREQQADILIAGMKNKRKVKHRLIGSTVSSWIGKLPIPMIIVPENIPFAYIAKIALAQAINKNNTAEADEHVLIALRELGERFHAQLYFVRIGANNLPGADELIRPPASLASLLETPAPHFEYITGTDVAASLTQYIEDNNINLLAIMPHRHGWFERMFIQSTTRSMVLDCPVPLLILPPSQSSPAHRHATNMVQEQLENSIA; encoded by the coding sequence ATGAAAAACATCCTCATGGCCACTGATTTTTCGCAAGCAGCCAGTAATGCGGCAGCTTATGGTGTTGAACTGGCCAAAACAATGAATGCCCGGCCAATACTGTTCAGTGCCTGCGAACATGCACTGGTACCTGCTTCGGAAATAGCCGTAGTAATACGGCGGGAGGAATTACAGGACCAGGTGCAACAACAACTGGCCGAAGATGCCCGTATGCTTGCAGCTATTCATGATCAGCCTGTATTTACGTGCTGCCATACAGGACCGGCCCATACTGCGTTGCTGGCGGCAATCAGGGAGCAACAGGCAGATATCCTCATTGCAGGCATGAAAAACAAGCGGAAAGTAAAGCACCGGCTGATAGGCAGTACCGTAAGCAGCTGGATAGGGAAGCTACCCATTCCCATGATCATTGTGCCTGAAAATATACCCTTTGCTTATATTGCCAAAATAGCCCTGGCGCAGGCCATCAATAAAAATAACACGGCTGAAGCCGATGAACATGTACTCATTGCGCTGCGCGAATTGGGTGAACGGTTTCATGCGCAATTGTACTTTGTAAGGATAGGTGCTAATAACCTGCCCGGCGCCGATGAGCTGATCCGGCCGCCTGCCAGCCTGGCTTCCCTGCTAGAAACACCGGCACCTCATTTCGAATATATAACAGGTACTGACGTGGCTGCATCCCTGACGCAATACATCGAAGACAATAACATCAATCTCCTCGCCATCATGCCACACCGGCATGGCTGGTTCGAAAGAATGTTTATACAAAGTACTACCCGATCGATGGTCCTGGATTGCCCCGTTCCCTTATTGATCCTGCCACCCTCGCAAAGCAGTCCTGCACACCGCCATGCTACCAACATGGTACAAGAACAACTGGAAAACTCAATTGCTTAA
- a CDS encoding lysylphosphatidylglycerol synthase transmembrane domain-containing protein, translating into MADDQHAGLPLSGVKLLGWFVLFVLVAIIVFYNLPAIGQELRLLRKVNAWWLLLAIAAQSLTYWLNAQVYLTLLHTDVRARVPDQWTMTKSCIISLFFNETVPSAGISGNAFMYRLLERFGLDSQTVFSLILSELIIFYAAMESFFLLLLAGNNFLYRVDNKVAIILLVGMGVYLLFGIGVVMAGKGHWMQSILAKLKKWRMLRHWQKNSQFTPMLRHGSTGVFDIHYLLQIHRRAVVLSYWWQLLVVAADAATIYTLSVGLGMPVHPIYCLLALAGGRIATLMPFLPGGLLLYEGTMGYFLIALGVPATHAVVITLLYRLLSFWLPIPIGLVLFRRWKKQADRPDAGVLHHSHY; encoded by the coding sequence ATGGCCGATGATCAACATGCAGGATTGCCCCTGTCTGGAGTCAAATTGTTGGGGTGGTTTGTACTATTTGTATTAGTAGCCATTATAGTTTTTTATAACCTGCCGGCAATCGGGCAGGAGTTGCGCTTATTGCGGAAAGTAAATGCTTGGTGGCTGTTATTGGCTATTGCCGCTCAAAGCTTAACTTATTGGCTTAATGCACAGGTATACCTTACTCTTTTACATACCGATGTCAGGGCCAGGGTACCGGATCAGTGGACCATGACAAAGTCCTGCATTATTTCCCTGTTCTTCAACGAAACCGTGCCCAGTGCAGGGATCAGTGGTAATGCCTTTATGTACCGCCTGCTGGAACGCTTTGGACTTGATTCGCAGACCGTGTTTTCCCTGATCCTTTCCGAGCTTATAATCTTCTATGCTGCTATGGAATCTTTTTTCCTGCTACTACTGGCCGGCAACAATTTCCTATATCGTGTGGACAATAAAGTAGCCATTATCCTACTGGTGGGTATGGGCGTATATCTATTGTTTGGTATTGGCGTGGTCATGGCAGGCAAGGGCCACTGGATGCAATCGATACTGGCAAAGTTGAAAAAATGGCGCATGCTGCGGCATTGGCAAAAAAACAGCCAGTTCACTCCTATGTTACGTCATGGCAGTACAGGTGTATTTGACATCCATTATCTTTTACAGATCCATCGCCGGGCAGTGGTCCTGTCCTATTGGTGGCAATTGCTGGTAGTGGCCGCTGATGCTGCTACCATTTATACCCTGTCAGTCGGATTGGGTATGCCTGTTCACCCCATCTACTGTTTGCTTGCCTTGGCAGGGGGAAGGATTGCGACCTTGATGCCTTTTCTGCCCGGTGGTTTGCTATTGTACGAAGGAACCATGGGTTATTTTCTAATCGCATTGGGTGTGCCGGCTACTCATGCTGTTGTCATTACCCTGTTGTACAGGTTATTGTCCTTCTGGCTTCCGATACCGATTGGATTGGTCTTGTTCCGCCGGTGGAAAAAACAGGCAGACCGGCCGGATGCTGGTGTTCTCCATCACAGTCACTACTGA
- a CDS encoding YgaP family membrane protein, producing the protein MKKNMGAADRIVRLLLAALMVYLYYNQVVTGIWGIVLLVVSMVFVLTSLIGLCPLYSLLGINSCRIRKQHS; encoded by the coding sequence ATGAAAAAGAATATGGGAGCAGCGGACCGCATAGTTCGTCTATTGTTGGCCGCCTTGATGGTTTATCTGTATTACAACCAGGTGGTAACCGGCATTTGGGGCATTGTTTTGCTGGTGGTAAGCATGGTGTTTGTATTGACCAGCTTGATAGGCTTGTGTCCACTATATAGCTTGCTTGGCATCAATTCCTGCCGGATCAGGAAGCAACACAGTTAG
- a CDS encoding universal stress protein, which yields MGTIVVATDFSTVAAHAASYAASMALVVQAELYLMHAYELPASYGDISLPVDIGRWQEDAEAALLKLRVQLEQETKGKLSIRGQVYMGSYFSTLERVCEEKKPYAVVIGCTGKTAAGRILFGSNAVHTLKHLEWPVLTVPADTTFSGIQQVGLACDLELVRETVPFQEIATLLKDFKAGLHILNVGSKTIYDPEVKAASQLLQEKLKPQSLKFHFLSTDDVDQGILDFAEKIHVDLLIVLPKRKSLINALLHKSHTRQFVLHSHVPLMALHAPRIRTGL from the coding sequence ATGGGAACGATCGTTGTAGCTACGGATTTTTCAACTGTTGCTGCCCATGCTGCTTCCTATGCCGCTTCGATGGCTTTGGTTGTACAGGCAGAACTTTACCTGATGCATGCGTATGAACTACCCGCCAGCTATGGCGATATCAGCCTGCCGGTGGATATTGGCCGATGGCAGGAGGATGCGGAAGCTGCTTTGTTAAAGTTGCGTGTTCAGCTCGAACAGGAGACGAAAGGAAAGTTATCCATCCGTGGTCAGGTATACATGGGAAGTTATTTCAGTACCCTCGAAAGGGTGTGTGAAGAGAAAAAACCTTATGCGGTGGTGATCGGTTGTACCGGAAAAACGGCCGCCGGGCGCATACTGTTCGGTAGCAATGCGGTGCATACCTTAAAGCACCTGGAATGGCCGGTTCTTACCGTGCCCGCCGATACCACCTTTAGTGGTATTCAACAAGTTGGACTGGCCTGCGACCTGGAATTGGTACGCGAAACTGTCCCCTTCCAGGAAATAGCTACGCTCCTCAAGGATTTTAAGGCCGGGTTGCACATATTGAATGTTGGCAGCAAAACCATCTATGATCCTGAGGTAAAAGCAGCTTCACAATTGCTTCAGGAAAAGCTGAAACCACAATCCTTAAAATTTCATTTTTTAAGCACTGATGATGTAGACCAGGGTATTCTCGACTTTGCCGAGAAGATCCATGTCGACCTCCTGATCGTTTTACCCAAACGGAAAAGCCTGATCAATGCTTTACTGCACAAGAGCCACACCCGGCAGTTTGTATTGCACAGCCATGTGCCCCTGATGGCATTGCATGCACCAAGAATAAGGACCGGGCTATAA
- a CDS encoding ABC transporter permease → MLKNYFKTIFRNLWKNKAYSFLNIAGLAIGITSAALIGIWVEDETSFNHNFEKHDHLYRVMQNRKNDAGINTSGATPGPLAAALKNDIPGIRNSGRLSWSMDQKVVVGDLSTKEKGIYADPSVLTMCSLKFKYGKADGALKDPNNIVISETLAGKFFGKENPVGKTLKMDANGAYSVDGLYTVTGVFADLPANCSYHFQWVSPYETWENANDWLKPWSNAVIETMVELNDPADAASINRKLIDYLGTKVDGAKNQLFLFSMDDWNLRNHFENGVQTGGTIQYVRLFTLIGIIILLIACINFMNLATARSEQRAKEVGVLKVMGAGKGRLIGKFMGESVIMSLMAVLLAIVLLYLLMPAFNSLVEKQLSLNLFTPSHITALTGIAVLAGLVAGSYPAFFLSSFNPVKVLKGMRIKSNRAVVFIRKGLVIAQFSASVILIIGTVIIYQQVQHIKNRDIGYNKDRLVYMNLQGNMKAHFGVIKNKLIATGYVENAATSLHDALHIHSFGDAWSWQGKNPNLKIPIHSNVVSPGYMSTMHLKLVSGRDFYEGGADTNKVVINESLARLMGNEGKVGSMLKTSRFDLEIVGVVKDFIYNDVYGSSAPLILIGGYYGATVMALRFKPQVDLAQALAKTEAVMKAENPGSPFEYKFADEDFNALFVSETLIGKLAGIFASLAIFISCLGLFGLAAYTAERRTKEIGIRKVLGASVTGVVGLLSKEFVQLVALSCLIAFPVGQWAMHNWLQGYEYRITIHWWVFAFAGVAALAIALITVSFQAIKAAIVNPVKSLKEQ, encoded by the coding sequence ATGCTGAAGAATTATTTTAAAACAATTTTCCGCAACCTGTGGAAGAACAAGGCTTATAGTTTTCTAAATATCGCAGGGCTTGCCATCGGTATCACCAGCGCCGCGCTGATCGGTATCTGGGTGGAAGATGAGACCAGCTTCAACCACAATTTTGAAAAGCATGATCACCTGTACCGGGTGATGCAAAACCGGAAAAACGATGCCGGCATCAACACCAGCGGCGCTACACCCGGGCCGTTGGCGGCAGCGTTGAAGAATGATATACCGGGCATCAGGAACAGCGGCCGCCTTAGCTGGTCCATGGACCAAAAGGTAGTAGTGGGCGACCTATCCACCAAGGAAAAAGGCATCTATGCCGATCCCTCTGTTCTTACCATGTGCTCCCTGAAATTTAAATATGGCAAGGCCGATGGCGCCCTGAAAGACCCTAACAATATCGTGATCAGTGAAACGTTGGCCGGGAAGTTTTTTGGCAAGGAAAACCCTGTTGGCAAAACCCTGAAAATGGATGCCAATGGCGCTTATAGCGTAGATGGTCTTTATACGGTAACAGGTGTCTTTGCCGATCTGCCTGCCAACTGTTCCTATCATTTTCAATGGGTATCGCCTTATGAAACCTGGGAGAATGCCAATGACTGGCTGAAGCCCTGGAGCAATGCGGTGATAGAAACCATGGTGGAGTTGAATGATCCGGCTGATGCCGCTTCCATCAATAGAAAGCTGATTGATTACCTTGGCACCAAAGTGGACGGCGCCAAAAACCAGTTGTTCCTTTTTAGCATGGATGATTGGAACCTGCGCAACCACTTTGAGAATGGCGTGCAAACAGGCGGCACCATACAATATGTGCGTTTATTTACTTTAATCGGGATCATCATATTGCTCATTGCCTGCATCAACTTTATGAACCTGGCCACGGCCCGCAGTGAGCAGCGCGCCAAAGAAGTAGGGGTACTAAAAGTAATGGGGGCCGGTAAGGGCCGGCTGATCGGCAAGTTCATGGGCGAATCGGTGATCATGTCGTTGATGGCCGTATTGCTTGCCATCGTATTGCTGTACCTGCTGATGCCAGCTTTCAACAGCCTGGTGGAAAAGCAACTGTCACTTAATTTGTTTACCCCCTCCCATATCACCGCCTTGACCGGTATAGCCGTGCTGGCAGGATTGGTGGCTGGCAGCTATCCCGCCTTTTTCCTGTCTTCCTTTAACCCCGTAAAGGTCTTGAAAGGCATGCGGATAAAAAGCAACAGGGCGGTTGTATTCATACGCAAAGGGCTTGTCATTGCACAATTCAGTGCCTCTGTTATCCTCATCATCGGCACCGTTATTATTTATCAGCAGGTGCAGCATATCAAGAACCGCGACATCGGCTACAATAAAGACAGACTGGTGTATATGAACCTCCAGGGCAACATGAAAGCCCATTTTGGGGTGATCAAAAACAAATTGATCGCTACCGGGTATGTTGAAAATGCAGCGACCAGTCTGCATGACGCCTTGCATATTCATAGCTTTGGGGATGCCTGGTCATGGCAAGGGAAGAACCCCAACCTCAAAATACCCATCCACTCCAATGTAGTGAGTCCGGGATATATGTCCACCATGCATTTAAAGCTGGTAAGCGGCAGGGACTTTTATGAAGGCGGTGCAGACACGAATAAGGTGGTCATCAATGAAAGTCTGGCCAGGCTGATGGGCAATGAAGGGAAGGTAGGCAGTATGTTAAAGACCAGCCGGTTTGACCTGGAGATAGTGGGTGTTGTAAAAGATTTTATCTACAACGATGTATATGGCAGCAGCGCACCGCTCATCCTGATCGGTGGATACTATGGAGCTACCGTGATGGCCCTTCGGTTTAAACCCCAGGTGGACCTGGCACAGGCCCTGGCAAAAACAGAAGCGGTGATGAAAGCAGAGAACCCCGGCTCTCCCTTTGAATACAAATTTGCCGATGAAGATTTCAATGCCCTGTTTGTATCGGAAACATTGATCGGCAAGCTGGCCGGCATTTTTGCCAGCCTGGCTATCTTCATATCCTGTCTTGGTTTGTTTGGCCTCGCAGCTTATACGGCAGAACGCCGCACCAAAGAGATTGGCATACGCAAGGTGCTGGGTGCATCGGTAACAGGAGTAGTTGGGCTGCTGTCTAAGGAGTTTGTTCAATTGGTGGCTTTGTCCTGCCTCATTGCTTTCCCCGTGGGGCAATGGGCTATGCACAACTGGTTGCAGGGCTATGAGTACAGAATTACGATCCATTGGTGGGTATTTGCCTTTGCCGGTGTAGCTGCGCTGGCAATAGCCCTGATCACCGTCAGTTTCCAGGCCATCAAAGCAGCCATTGTAAACCCTGTTAAGAGTTTGAAGGAGCAATAA
- a CDS encoding helix-turn-helix domain-containing protein, producing MRKDERSPIRFETLSDAHRAFGMPQPKHPLISLLHGAPSWSDVHDPTHQHVLGFYKMSYKPRLGGKLKYGQGYYDFDEGGLLFAAPGQVMGAADNEDVVCSEYTLLVHPDFFLGYPLAKKIGQYGFFSYATNETLHLSEQEKATIMAVFRIMEEELNGRIDDFSQDVVISQIELLLSYANRFYKRQFITRKVVSHDLLQRLETLLTDYFSQEDSLDKGIPTVQYLAGQLHLSPSYLSDMLRALTGQNAQQHIHDKLIERAKEQLSTTTLSVSEIAYGLGFEHPQSFSKLFKTKTTLSPLEFRRSFN from the coding sequence ATGAGAAAAGACGAGAGATCCCCGATCAGGTTTGAGACACTGTCCGATGCACATCGTGCTTTCGGCATGCCGCAGCCTAAACATCCCTTGATCAGTTTGCTCCATGGAGCACCCTCCTGGTCAGATGTTCATGATCCTACACACCAGCACGTACTGGGGTTCTATAAAATGTCGTACAAGCCCAGGCTGGGCGGTAAATTAAAGTATGGTCAGGGCTACTATGATTTTGATGAAGGGGGTTTGCTGTTCGCCGCGCCCGGCCAGGTGATGGGCGCCGCAGACAATGAAGACGTGGTATGTTCCGAGTATACCTTGCTGGTCCATCCGGATTTCTTCCTGGGTTATCCCCTGGCAAAAAAGATCGGGCAGTACGGATTCTTTTCTTATGCCACCAACGAAACCCTGCACTTGTCGGAGCAGGAGAAGGCGACCATCATGGCTGTTTTCAGGATCATGGAGGAGGAGCTGAATGGCCGGATCGATGATTTCAGCCAGGATGTGGTGATATCGCAGATCGAGTTGTTGCTGAGTTATGCCAATCGCTTTTATAAACGCCAGTTCATTACCCGTAAGGTGGTCAGTCATGATCTGCTGCAAAGGCTGGAAACACTCCTCACAGATTACTTCAGTCAGGAAGATAGTTTAGACAAAGGCATTCCCACCGTTCAGTACCTGGCCGGCCAGCTGCATTTGTCTCCCAGTTATTTGAGCGATATGCTGCGTGCGCTGACCGGTCAGAATGCCCAGCAGCATATTCACGACAAGCTGATCGAAAGGGCCAAGGAGCAGCTGTCTACTACCACCTTATCGGTGAGTGAGATCGCCTATGGGCTGGGCTTCGAACATCCGCAGTCTTTCAGTAAGCTGTTTAAAACAAAGACCACCCTTTCTCCACTTGAGTTCAGGCGGTCTTTTAATTGA
- a CDS encoding SDR family NAD(P)-dependent oxidoreductase encodes MKKQQHSKVWFITGASRGFGRVWAEAALKRGDKVAATARNVDSLAALKEKYGANVLTLELDVTRPGQAATAVAQAHAHFGRLDIVLNNAGYAMVGTIEEASLEEVKAMYETNIFGALAVIQAALPLLRKQGSGHILGTSSNLGHVTLPVVGYYASSKWAFEAIHESLAEEVAPFGIKVTIIEPGAYATEFGSEHSLKFAAGMDIYTDYKTRFFEQLKDLDKGDPNATPAALFQVVDAENPPLRIHLGSQALPWVRGVYEQRLALWEEWDTVARSAQALAQ; translated from the coding sequence AAAAAGCAACAGCATAGTAAAGTTTGGTTCATTACCGGGGCATCACGTGGCTTTGGCCGCGTGTGGGCCGAGGCGGCGCTGAAACGTGGTGATAAGGTAGCCGCGACAGCCCGTAATGTGGATAGTTTAGCCGCACTGAAGGAAAAGTATGGCGCCAATGTATTGACCCTCGAATTAGACGTGACCAGGCCCGGCCAGGCAGCTACAGCCGTAGCCCAGGCGCATGCCCATTTCGGACGGTTGGACATAGTGCTCAACAATGCCGGTTATGCCATGGTGGGCACTATCGAAGAAGCGAGCCTGGAAGAGGTGAAGGCCATGTACGAAACGAACATTTTTGGCGCATTGGCTGTTATTCAGGCGGCTCTGCCATTGCTGCGGAAGCAGGGGAGTGGCCATATCCTGGGCACTTCCAGCAACCTGGGCCATGTGACATTGCCGGTGGTCGGCTACTACGCTTCGTCGAAATGGGCCTTTGAGGCCATCCACGAAAGCCTGGCCGAAGAAGTGGCCCCCTTTGGCATCAAAGTGACCATTATCGAACCGGGCGCCTACGCTACGGAATTTGGCAGTGAGCATTCTTTGAAATTTGCGGCGGGCATGGACATTTACACGGATTATAAAACCCGGTTTTTTGAGCAATTGAAAGACCTGGACAAAGGTGATCCCAATGCTACGCCAGCAGCACTCTTCCAGGTGGTGGATGCGGAAAATCCACCGCTGCGGATTCACTTGGGCAGTCAGGCCTTGCCCTGGGTGCGGGGTGTCTATGAACAGCGACTGGCCCTGTGGGAAGAGTGGGATACCGTGGCAAGGTCTGCCCAGGCCCTGGCTCAATAA